From the genome of Halobacteriovorax marinus SJ:
AGGATCTTTTATCATCATCCGATTCCCTAGAGAATATTCTCAAAAGGGTTATGTCACATGGAGATATTGCTTCTAAAGAGAGATGGATACGTAAGTATGATCATGAAGTCGGTGGAAATAGTGCTCTTAGGCCTCTAGAGTCTATTGATAACACTAGTGTCAATCACTGTGGAATAATTTCGCTTGAGAGACTTGGTGGAAGAGCTGGAAATGGATTGGGCCTAGGAGTTGGAATGGCCCAAAGAGTAGGAAAGTATGATCCATATCTCATGGCCCAGCTAAGTGTAGATGAAGCGGTTCGCAATATAATTTGCCACGGTGTAAATCCAATGAAGATCGCTCTCTTGGATAATTTCTGTTGGCCCAACCCTGTTGATGATTCAAATGATTTAGATAGACAAAGGAAAATGGGAGCCCTCGTTCTTGCCTCTAAAGGTCTCTATGATATTTCTAAAATCTACTCTACTCCTCTAATTTCTGGAAAAGATAGTATGAAGAACGATTACTTTGGAAAGAGTCGAGATGGTAGTGATCTGAGTATTAGTGTTCTACCGACTCTCTTAGTATCTTCTATTGGACAGATTGAATTGGATAATATTACAGATTCTCATATACCTAGAGAAGGGCTCGATATTTTTGTAATTGGTAGTCAAAAGGGAGGTTTACTTGGTTCTATTCTTGAAGAACTTTATCAAATTGATTCTTCACTTCCACACTGTGACCCAGTTGAGAACCGTAGAACTTTCCAAGTGGTACATCAATTAATTACAGAAGGTATCTTATCTCACTGTGGGGATATATCTCAAGGAGGCCTTCTATGTGCATTAAGTGAGCAATTATTTCTAAGCCGCTCAGGAATAGATATTGAGCCTGAATTAAGTTTAGAAGAACTCTTTAATGAATCTGCTGGTCGATTTCTTATTTCTGTTGAACCAAAGCATAGAGACAAATTAAATGGAATTATAAACGATGATTCACTTCTTTACTTAGGTCGAAGTAATAAGAGCTTTAAAATTCAATGTAATCAACAGTATCTAGATTTAACAAATATCTATAAATCTTGGAGTGAAGGAGTTCTTCTCTTTAACAAGGAATTACAATATGGAAATTAAAGTTTTAGTCCTTTGTGGTGATGGTCTCAATTGTGAAAATGAGACGGCTTATGCTTTCACAAAGTATGGGGCACAGAGTGATATAGTTCATATTAATGATTTATTACTACGTCCTTCTTCTCTACTTGAATACGATATCTTTGTTATTCCAGGTGGCTTTAGTTTTGGAGATGAGATTTCAGCTGCCAGGATATTATCTTTGAAGTTATTAAAAGGTCTTCGAAGAGAATTAGAGAAGTTTATAGAGCTTTCTAAACCAATTCTTGGAATTTGTAATGGTGCTCAGGCCCTAATGGAAATGGGTCTACTTCCTTTTGGTGATTTTTCTAAGAGGGGTGTTATTACAGATAATATTCCAAGAGGCTTTATGGATAAGTGGGTATCACTAGAACTTAAACAGTCTATTTGTAAGTGGATATCAGATGATGACATTGGTGTTACTTCTATGCCAATACGGCATGGGCAAGGACGTTTTGTCTTTGATGAGAGCGTTGAATTAGATTCCTTAATTGAAGGTAAGCAAATTGTTTACTCATATTGTGAGAATCCAAACTCGAGTACTTTAGATATAGCAGCTCTCTGCGATCCAAAAGGACTAATTCTTGGATTGATGCCACATCCAGAAGCGTCTATCGACACAGATCTTCTACCTATAGGAATTTTAAATCATTCAAGTTCAAATATTTTTAAAACTATTATTTCTTATATGGAAAATATAAAGAATGGAGTTAGTAATGGAAAGTAATTGGCCAGTCAAAAGGGCCCTTGTCAGTGTTTCTGATAAAGAGGGAATTGTTGAATTATGTAAGTTTCTAGATAAAAGCGGAGTTGAAATTATTTCGACTGGTGGAACTAGAGATATATTGACGAAGAACGGGATAGAGTCCCTCGATATTACTTCTGTCACAGGTAGCCCTGAAGCCTTCAATGGAAGAATGAAAACATTAAGTTTCAATATTTCTAGTGCTCTTCTGTTCAGGCGCGATTGTCCTCGTGACCTATCAATGGCCAAGGAGCTTGATATTGAAGCTATTGATTTAGTTATTTGTAATCTCTATCCTTTTTTAGAAACAGTTCAAAGAACAAGTGATCTTGATTCTATCGTCGAAAATATTGATATTGGTGGTCCAACTATGCTTAGGGCCGCTGCAAAAAATTATAAGTGGGTTACAACTATTTGCTCTCCAGATGATTATGATTCTCTAATTGAAAATTTAACATCTAATGAAGGAACAATAGATTCTACTTTTAGAAAGAATATGGCAGCAAAGGCCTTTCAACATACTAGTAGATATGAAATAG
Proteins encoded in this window:
- a CDS encoding phosphoribosylformylglycinamidine synthase subunit PurQ, with the protein product MEIKVLVLCGDGLNCENETAYAFTKYGAQSDIVHINDLLLRPSSLLEYDIFVIPGGFSFGDEISAARILSLKLLKGLRRELEKFIELSKPILGICNGAQALMEMGLLPFGDFSKRGVITDNIPRGFMDKWVSLELKQSICKWISDDDIGVTSMPIRHGQGRFVFDESVELDSLIEGKQIVYSYCENPNSSTLDIAALCDPKGLILGLMPHPEASIDTDLLPIGILNHSSSNIFKTIISYMENIKNGVSNGK